AGGCGCCCTCCCTGGACCTCAACGCCGCCTGCTCGTCCTTCTGTGCCCAGCTCCACTTCCTGGCGGGCATGCGGCCGGAGCGCCTCCCGGACTTCATCCTCGTGGTGAACCCGGAGAACTCCACCCGCGTGGTGGACTACTCGGACCGCTCGAGCTGTGTGCTGTGGGGCGACGGCACCAGCGCCGCGCTGATCAGCCCGCGCATCCCCGGTCCCTGGCGCATCATCCACACGCTGCTCGGCGGAAGCCCTTCGGGCGCGGACAAGGTGAAGGTGCCCCGCGCCGGCCACTTCACCCAGCAGGGAGCGGCCGTCCAGGCCTTCGCCATCAAGCGCGCCAGCGAGACCTTCCTCGAACTGCGCGCGCACTACCTCGCGGCCTCGCCGGAACGCACCCCGGAGGGGCTGAGCCTCATCGGGCACCAGGCGAACCTGCGCATGCTGGAGGCGGTGCAGCGGCGCACCGAGGTCGCGCAGGAGCGTCACTTCTCCAACGTGGCGTACCGCGGCAACTGCGGTGCCTCG
This portion of the Cystobacter ferrugineus genome encodes:
- a CDS encoding 3-oxoacyl-ACP synthase III family protein produces the protein MFLHALGHFHPENLITNAFLQDIGLETNDSWIVERVGIRTRHTVLPLDYIRETRNRDVRGAQEAALYSNAETGRRAALMALQRAGRDVKDVGMVVAGGCSPDECIPAEACRIAEALGIEAPSLDLNAACSSFCAQLHFLAGMRPERLPDFILVVNPENSTRVVDYSDRSSCVLWGDGTSAALISPRIPGPWRIIHTLLGGSPSGADKVKVPRAGHFTQQGAAVQAFAIKRASETFLELRAHYLAASPERTPEGLSLIGHQANLRMLEAVQRRTEVAQERHFSNVAYRGNCGASGAPTVLSENWDNPQVGDAVVLAVVGSGLTWAGALLERCRAE